In a genomic window of Cytobacillus sp. FSL H8-0458:
- a CDS encoding beta-N-acetylglucosaminidase domain-containing protein translates to MKAYQNIFKNNYYSPKKRKGVLSMWKKIACSFMSLGMICSLTIGSQSEVDAKIESPAKTVSNKLVPMPQNVDVKKGSLQLSSRVNILGEEAADQDAITILTEFLRINSIEINEEFDSKSTTIAIGEEENLDPELIKLENQLGLPNITELKAEGYTLAVNSEENEISKGGAIFVKGKDEDGTFYGVKTLIQLAEKEDHTLKFENVNITDESSMSVRGIVEGFYGKPWSHNDRLDQIKFYGDYKLNTYIYAPKDDPYHREKWRVPYPENEMKRMEELITAAKRNKVDFVFALSPGIDIRFDGQSGEEDFKALLEKSESLYNMGVRSFAILYDDIGNKQGSKQANLLNRFNEEFIKTKKDVKPLITVPTEYNTHAMGAIENLSTYTKAFSETLSKDIKVMWTGQAVVSEALPLENVEFMREVYGDRIGVWWNYPVSDYLRSKLALGPIVNIDNSLEGKLDFFTMNPMEHANLSKISLATGADYSWNTSNYDSDRSWNRSIELLFGDLAPEMKTFANHSSRMTGSWSIGRGDAINVRNTMDQFWLKLAKRQDTTQEITILTKEFTDMIQSSDTLKEELTQEILSEAMASINKLKLLGEYDQLALEMVLAKRNTETEKFNELKNKIEANLPALNEGNRVSEETALAFIQEALKYDPLPVASFEVSKTFVAPGEDLRFKNTSSMTAEEIEWTFEGATVEKSTEQNPTVVYEKEGLYTVKLVGKNPLGQDEMIKESLITVSHLAGKDRTNLALGKTSAASSSCAPTEQPQYAVDGKLNTKWCGNGYGTHQLTVDLGGINLISEIVMKHAEEGGEPSGSNTSAYRVQISKDGVNFNEAVKVTGNKSGITKDQIPATKGRYVRLIVDKPTQGDDRAARIYEFEVIGLEGDVALPPKYEKPQVDKTALEKAAADATEKAATDYTAKSWGSLVQAVEKAMDVLADDKATQDQVNVASENLVKALEALVLKEVFIETAINGLDEDLQRAYEQGHITNQGILHSLLAKTDLIQKHQVDKQKLVVGLNALGNQIEAQSGKKITQEYAEELLSRIVELKNEIAALN, encoded by the coding sequence TTGAAAGCGTATCAAAACATTTTTAAAAATAATTACTATTCACCTAAAAAAAGAAAGGGAGTTTTATCTATGTGGAAAAAGATAGCCTGCTCATTTATGTCTTTAGGAATGATATGCAGCTTAACGATTGGCAGCCAATCTGAGGTTGATGCAAAAATTGAATCTCCCGCAAAAACTGTGAGCAATAAGCTGGTTCCAATGCCTCAGAACGTGGATGTTAAAAAGGGATCCTTACAATTAAGCAGCCGTGTAAATATTCTGGGAGAAGAAGCTGCCGATCAAGATGCAATCACGATTTTAACTGAATTTTTAAGAATAAACAGTATTGAAATCAATGAGGAATTTGATAGTAAGTCCACCACGATTGCTATAGGGGAAGAAGAGAATCTCGACCCAGAGCTAATTAAATTGGAAAATCAGCTCGGACTGCCAAATATTACAGAATTAAAAGCTGAGGGTTACACATTGGCTGTTAACTCTGAAGAAAATGAAATAAGTAAAGGAGGCGCTATCTTTGTCAAAGGAAAAGATGAGGATGGCACTTTTTACGGTGTAAAAACCCTCATACAGCTTGCTGAAAAAGAGGATCACACCCTTAAGTTTGAAAATGTAAATATTACAGATGAATCATCAATGAGTGTCAGAGGGATTGTAGAAGGTTTTTATGGTAAACCCTGGAGCCACAATGACCGTCTAGATCAAATCAAGTTTTATGGTGATTATAAACTGAATACTTACATTTATGCCCCAAAGGACGATCCATATCATCGTGAAAAGTGGCGTGTTCCTTATCCGGAAAATGAGATGAAACGTATGGAAGAATTAATTACTGCCGCTAAGAGAAACAAAGTTGATTTTGTATTCGCTCTTTCCCCAGGTATTGATATTCGATTCGATGGTCAAAGTGGTGAGGAAGATTTTAAAGCATTGTTGGAGAAAAGCGAATCATTATATAACATGGGGGTGCGGAGCTTCGCCATTCTGTATGATGATATTGGCAATAAACAAGGGTCTAAGCAGGCAAACCTATTAAATCGTTTTAACGAAGAATTTATTAAAACAAAGAAAGATGTAAAGCCTCTTATCACCGTTCCCACAGAGTATAATACCCATGCAATGGGTGCCATCGAAAATTTAAGTACTTATACGAAAGCATTCTCTGAGACACTCAGCAAGGATATTAAGGTCATGTGGACGGGGCAGGCTGTTGTATCAGAAGCACTTCCCTTAGAAAATGTTGAATTTATGCGCGAGGTATACGGTGATCGGATTGGAGTTTGGTGGAATTATCCGGTTTCCGATTATTTAAGATCCAAGCTCGCCCTTGGTCCTATCGTTAATATCGATAATAGCCTTGAAGGAAAACTTGATTTCTTTACCATGAACCCAATGGAACATGCAAATCTGTCGAAAATCAGCTTGGCAACAGGAGCTGATTATTCATGGAACACTTCAAACTATGACTCTGATCGATCATGGAATCGTTCCATCGAACTGCTATTTGGTGATCTTGCCCCAGAGATGAAAACATTCGCTAATCATTCATCACGTATGACCGGTTCTTGGAGTATTGGACGTGGAGATGCTATAAATGTAAGAAATACGATGGATCAATTTTGGTTAAAATTAGCAAAAAGACAAGATACTACACAAGAAATAACTATTTTAACAAAAGAGTTTACTGATATGATCCAGTCATCAGACACGTTGAAAGAAGAATTAACACAAGAGATTCTTAGCGAAGCTATGGCAAGTATAAACAAACTAAAACTCTTGGGGGAATACGATCAATTAGCTTTGGAGATGGTTTTAGCTAAGAGAAACACAGAGACTGAAAAGTTTAATGAATTAAAAAATAAAATTGAAGCCAACTTACCTGCACTTAATGAGGGCAATCGAGTCTCTGAAGAAACGGCTCTCGCATTTATTCAAGAAGCCCTTAAATATGACCCGTTACCCGTCGCCTCTTTTGAAGTTTCTAAAACGTTCGTTGCTCCGGGAGAAGACTTAAGGTTTAAAAATACCAGTTCTATGACTGCCGAAGAAATAGAATGGACGTTTGAAGGGGCTACGGTCGAGAAAAGTACAGAACAAAACCCTACTGTTGTTTATGAAAAAGAGGGGCTTTATACCGTAAAACTTGTGGGGAAAAATCCCCTTGGTCAAGATGAAATGATCAAAGAAAGTTTGATAACCGTTTCCCATCTTGCGGGAAAAGATAGAACCAATCTCGCCCTTGGTAAAACCTCTGCGGCTTCTAGTTCTTGTGCTCCAACGGAACAGCCTCAATATGCTGTTGATGGGAAATTGAATACAAAATGGTGTGGTAATGGTTATGGTACACACCAATTAACGGTTGATTTGGGGGGAATTAATTTAATTAGTGAGATAGTTATGAAACATGCTGAAGAAGGCGGGGAGCCCTCAGGTAGTAATACGTCCGCTTACCGCGTTCAAATCAGTAAAGATGGTGTGAATTTTAATGAGGCAGTTAAGGTAACTGGCAATAAAAGCGGGATTACCAAAGACCAAATCCCGGCAACAAAAGGACGTTATGTTCGCCTAATTGTAGACAAACCAACCCAAGGTGACGATAGGGCCGCACGAATTTATGAGTTTGAAGTGATAGGACTTGAGGGTGATGTTGCATTACCACCGAAATATGAAAAGCCACAGGTAGATAAAACTGCCTTAGAAAAGGCAGCAGCAGATGCAACGGAGAAAGCAGCGACAGACTATACGGCTAAAAGCTGGGGTTCATTAGTTCAAGCTGTAGAAAAGGCAATGGATGTTCTTGCCGATGATAAAGCAACGCAGGATCAAGTAAATGTGGCAAGCGAAAACCTGGTAAAAGCCCTAGAAGCCCTTGTATTAAAAGAAGTATTTATTGAAACAGCAATAAACGGCTTGGATGAGGACCTACAAAGAGCTTATGAGCAAGGCCATATTACAAATCAGGGAATATTGCACAGTTTGCTTGCCAAAACAGACCTGATCCAGAAACATCAAGTCGATAAACAGAAA
- a CDS encoding beta-N-acetylglucosaminidase domain-containing protein, with protein sequence MRKFLVNILSVFLILSTLSSSVYAAHEERDVKLPDEELSSSVLPIVQSYETDSKSGKWTMKKSTRFVIPATEEYLNNSRLKEVVELISAEFLEKEIPAKKEIKKVYAEESKISPKDIVVTLAKNNKITKKSNSKEAYKITIGSDGVKIVAASENAALYALRTIQHLMITNNNNLVYGTIIDYPDLAERRVHVDMARKYITKDWIIQHIRELSYFKMNTIQLHFSENLGFRIESDFDPKIVSQDGYLKKSEVKEILAEAKKYGVNVIPSLDTPGHVEHILKVHPEYGQIDINGEKSKVALDVTNPEAVNYIKGLYSEYLELFKGSADFHIGADEYMEFDRPPFTTKYKKVLNDYAVKTLGEGYTWKDTMANYINEIAAHVYQAGFKPRIWNDGIYYGETNKNSWEPEEPKQKIKMHEYIGIDFWSQMSWNRSIARLDTFVEKGHKDIYNINASFFYYVLRPSMPDDGRKQHSFDYLNQDVRIYNEWTPGKFQENTVPDDSDFIKGASLAIWNDKPDLVGEDIITADIAKELRSLASKSWNTRSNDIADIDKFKENYQKLGNVAGFAKGSELPKVKPFLPVGKEEPFDKSALKQLISDAKKRDKNDYTSDSWTVFKKALKEAKAVLRNKSATKEEVDQAIANLEKAINSVNDDKSYQIYPIPQSIVYSGGSLKIGSNINVVFESGLDDATKNRLIEVLAIKNIKHTVGSNIQEGKTNVIVGINNSGEIADKYFNAKGLDDEGHFTKNDSHIISVKDNVIAVLGKDTDSAFYGITSLKLIFKQLEGSEIRNLLIKDYSDGHWRGFIEGYYGIPWTNENRMSLMEFGGDFKMNTYIFAPKDDEYHSLKWREPYPAEKLTEIKEMVEVGAASKNKFIWTIHPFLHNAIQFDDEAKYQEDLATIITKFEQLYDVGVRQFGVLGDDAAEGEAADQVRLMNDLEEWRVSKGDVYSFIFVPKVYTKESAGGDVNNEYLNTIGQMPESTEIMWTGDVVLGDVNNETFEFFKEAVGREAFMWLNWPVNDINNKRLLMGKGEMLDPSVTNFRGIVTNPMQEAQASKVALFAIADYSWNREGFNMDKSWSDSFHFIEPDAAEEMHTFAKHMSDPTPNWHGLALEESEELAPYIEDFTNKLFAGKTIEKDSKFLLKEYKKIIDATNSFAHKSKNELLKTEIKGWVDSLRDEAESTIAYINAAVAFEQGNYDEAMKFYVQGGDEYTASRSHRVPAINGQTRPEPGTKYLVPFINDLSRLISEKFTQKINPDTNRLVLFPYTNMGPNLYWGHIQNIVDGGTDRLSTMWVRRGAKADDYVAVELSEVTDVTSIIFEHGEPGAGDSFNFVKFQYSMDGKKWKDIDGKEYGPHTQKIVIEDLNVKAKHIRVIPTGELKSNWISVRELSINKDDAGHIKRDIYTNVDALAANKVDIFPTNATLADVKGITLAKGQYVGIKLNKIRELTTIIADVTNNDKLTLEASINGVEWSEVTDLAKITNARYVRVINNTKDAVTFDITNLEVEYSNKDVTFEVRPAAEARFEAANLIDGKLNTAFKPGVNAPKSGSLVYKISDRTDITRFTVIQSPSTISDAVVSVRTDNGWFQVGTLAESENVFSTAKSKNVFEIKIEWDEVAPTLHEIGISSVKKKDK encoded by the coding sequence ATGAGAAAATTTTTAGTGAATATTTTGTCAGTTTTTTTGATTTTATCAACGCTCTCAAGTTCAGTTTATGCTGCACATGAAGAACGTGATGTAAAATTACCGGATGAAGAATTATCTAGTTCAGTATTGCCAATTGTTCAATCATATGAGACTGATTCAAAATCCGGAAAGTGGACAATGAAAAAATCAACTAGATTTGTTATTCCGGCTACGGAGGAGTACTTAAATAATTCAAGACTTAAAGAAGTTGTAGAATTAATATCAGCTGAATTTTTAGAAAAAGAAATTCCTGCTAAGAAAGAAATTAAAAAAGTATATGCTGAAGAGTCTAAAATATCACCTAAAGATATAGTTGTTACTTTAGCAAAAAACAATAAAATCACCAAAAAAAGTAATAGTAAAGAAGCCTATAAGATTACAATTGGGTCTGATGGTGTAAAAATAGTTGCAGCATCCGAAAATGCTGCCTTATATGCATTACGTACAATACAGCATCTAATGATTACGAACAATAATAATTTAGTGTATGGAACAATAATTGATTACCCAGATCTGGCAGAACGCCGTGTTCATGTCGATATGGCTAGAAAATATATTACAAAGGATTGGATTATTCAACATATCAGGGAATTATCCTACTTTAAAATGAATACGATACAGCTTCATTTTTCGGAAAATTTAGGATTTAGAATCGAAAGTGATTTTGACCCAAAAATAGTTTCACAGGATGGATATTTGAAGAAGTCTGAAGTCAAGGAAATTCTAGCCGAAGCAAAGAAATACGGAGTTAATGTCATACCTTCTTTAGATACTCCTGGGCACGTGGAACATATCCTGAAAGTTCATCCAGAATATGGGCAAATAGATATTAATGGAGAAAAGAGTAAAGTTGCTTTAGACGTAACAAATCCAGAGGCAGTAAACTATATAAAAGGACTATATAGTGAGTACTTGGAACTCTTCAAAGGTTCTGCTGATTTCCATATAGGTGCAGATGAATATATGGAGTTTGATAGACCGCCATTTACAACGAAGTATAAGAAAGTATTAAATGATTATGCTGTTAAAACATTAGGTGAAGGATATACATGGAAAGATACTATGGCAAATTATATTAATGAAATAGCAGCCCATGTGTATCAAGCTGGTTTTAAACCTAGAATTTGGAATGACGGCATCTACTATGGGGAAACTAATAAAAATTCGTGGGAGCCAGAGGAACCAAAGCAGAAAATAAAAATGCATGAGTATATTGGAATAGACTTCTGGTCACAAATGAGCTGGAATAGGAGCATTGCCAGACTTGATACGTTTGTAGAAAAGGGGCATAAAGATATTTATAATATTAACGCAAGTTTCTTTTATTATGTATTAAGACCAAGTATGCCTGATGATGGACGAAAGCAGCATTCATTTGACTACTTAAATCAAGATGTCAGAATTTATAATGAATGGACACCTGGAAAATTCCAAGAAAATACCGTCCCTGATGATTCAGATTTTATAAAGGGAGCATCATTAGCTATATGGAATGATAAGCCAGACTTAGTTGGAGAAGACATCATTACGGCTGATATTGCAAAAGAATTGCGATCTTTAGCATCAAAATCCTGGAACACTAGAAGTAATGACATTGCTGATATTGATAAATTTAAAGAAAATTATCAAAAGCTAGGTAATGTTGCTGGATTTGCAAAAGGCAGTGAATTGCCTAAAGTAAAACCTTTTTTACCTGTTGGGAAAGAAGAACCATTTGACAAATCAGCCTTAAAACAGTTAATTTCAGATGCTAAGAAGAGGGACAAGAATGATTATACATCTGATAGTTGGACAGTGTTTAAAAAAGCATTAAAAGAAGCAAAAGCGGTTCTTCGAAACAAATCAGCAACTAAGGAAGAGGTAGATCAGGCAATCGCTAACCTTGAGAAAGCTATCAATTCGGTAAATGACGATAAAAGCTACCAAATTTATCCGATTCCTCAAAGCATCGTATACAGCGGAGGCAGCCTTAAGATTGGATCTAATATAAATGTTGTCTTTGAAAGTGGATTAGATGATGCAACAAAAAACCGTTTAATAGAAGTGTTAGCAATTAAAAATATTAAACATACAGTAGGTTCAAATATTCAAGAAGGAAAAACAAACGTTATTGTTGGAATTAACAATTCAGGCGAAATCGCTGATAAGTACTTTAATGCAAAAGGGTTAGATGATGAGGGTCATTTCACAAAAAACGATTCTCATATCATTTCTGTAAAAGATAATGTAATCGCTGTTTTAGGTAAAGATACAGATTCAGCATTCTACGGGATTACATCGTTAAAGTTAATCTTTAAGCAATTAGAAGGTTCTGAAATCAGAAATCTATTAATTAAAGATTATTCAGATGGTCATTGGCGCGGATTTATTGAAGGATATTATGGTATTCCCTGGACCAATGAAAACCGCATGAGCTTAATGGAATTTGGCGGTGACTTTAAGATGAATACTTACATCTTTGCACCAAAAGATGATGAGTATCACAGCCTCAAATGGAGAGAACCATACCCAGCTGAAAAGTTGACTGAAATTAAAGAAATGGTTGAAGTTGGAGCTGCTTCAAAGAACAAATTTATTTGGACAATTCATCCATTCCTGCACAATGCCATACAATTTGATGACGAAGCAAAATATCAAGAAGATTTAGCAACAATCATTACAAAATTTGAACAGTTATATGATGTTGGTGTGCGTCAATTTGGTGTACTTGGCGATGATGCAGCAGAAGGAGAAGCTGCAGATCAGGTAAGATTAATGAACGATTTAGAAGAGTGGCGCGTATCAAAAGGCGATGTATATAGCTTTATTTTCGTTCCTAAGGTATATACAAAAGAGTCTGCAGGCGGCGATGTTAATAACGAATATTTAAATACAATAGGACAAATGCCTGAATCTACTGAAATTATGTGGACAGGTGACGTAGTGCTTGGTGATGTAAATAATGAAACTTTCGAATTCTTTAAAGAAGCAGTTGGTCGCGAAGCATTCATGTGGTTAAATTGGCCGGTTAATGATATCAACAATAAGAGATTATTAATGGGTAAAGGGGAAATGCTAGATCCTTCTGTTACAAACTTTCGTGGTATTGTAACGAACCCAATGCAAGAAGCTCAAGCTTCAAAAGTAGCTCTATTTGCAATTGCAGACTATAGCTGGAATAGAGAAGGTTTCAATATGGACAAGAGCTGGTCGGATTCATTCCATTTCATTGAACCAGATGCAGCAGAAGAGATGCACACATTTGCAAAACATATGAGTGATCCAACTCCAAACTGGCATGGTTTAGCTTTAGAAGAGTCAGAAGAGTTAGCTCCTTATATAGAAGATTTTACAAATAAATTATTTGCTGGAAAGACTATTGAAAAAGATAGCAAGTTTCTTTTAAAAGAATATAAAAAGATTATAGATGCTACAAATAGTTTCGCACATAAATCAAAAAATGAACTATTGAAGACAGAAATTAAAGGCTGGGTTGATTCTTTAAGAGATGAAGCTGAATCAACTATTGCATATATAAATGCAGCAGTTGCTTTCGAACAGGGTAATTATGATGAAGCAATGAAGTTCTATGTTCAAGGTGGAGATGAATATACTGCTTCAAGATCTCATAGAGTTCCAGCAATCAATGGTCAAACTAGACCAGAACCAGGTACAAAATATTTAGTACCGTTTATAAATGATTTATCAAGATTAATAAGCGAAAAGTTTACTCAAAAAATTAATCCAGATACTAATAGATTAGTACTTTTCCCTTACACAAACATGGGTCCTAATTTATATTGGGGACATATTCAAAATATCGTGGATGGTGGTACTGATCGATTATCAACTATGTGGGTAAGACGCGGTGCAAAGGCAGACGACTATGTTGCGGTAGAATTAAGTGAAGTAACAGACGTTACCAGCATTATTTTTGAACACGGTGAGCCAGGTGCCGGTGATTCATTTAACTTTGTAAAATTCCAATATTCCATGGACGGAAAAAAATGGAAAGATATAGATGGAAAAGAGTATGGTCCACATACGCAAAAAATTGTTATCGAAGACTTGAATGTAAAGGCTAAACATATAAGAGTAATTCCCACAGGTGAACTTAAGAGCAACTGGATTTCTGTCCGTGAATTATCAATCAACAAGGATGATGCAGGTCACATTAAGAGAGATATATATACAAACGTTGATGCATTAGCAGCAAACAAAGTAGATATCTTCCCAACTAACGCGACACTCGCAGATGTAAAAGGTATTACATTAGCTAAAGGTCAATATGTTGGTATCAAACTAAACAAAATTAGAGAACTAACAACTATTATTGCTGATGTTACAAACAATGATAAGTTAACTTTAGAAGCATCAATCAATGGTGTTGAATGGTCAGAAGTAACAGACTTAGCAAAAATTACAAATGCACGTTATGTTCGAGTGATTAACAACACAAAAGATGCAGTCACATTTGATATTACAAATTTAGAAGTAGAATATTCCAATAAGGATGTTACATTTGAGGTTAGACCAGCTGCAGAAGCTAGATTTGAAGCAGCTAACTTAATCGACGGTAAATTAAACACAGCATTTAAACCGGGTGTAAATGCTCCTAAGAGTGGCAGCCTTGTATACAAAATTTCTGATAGAACTGATATCACTAGGTTTACTGTAATTCAAAGCCCATCAACTATTTCAGATGCAGTTGTTTCAGTAAGAACTGATAATGGCTGGTTTCAAGTGGGTACGCTAGCTGAATCTGAGAATGTATTTAGCACAGCTAAATCTAAGAATGTATTTGAAATCAAAATTGAATGGGATGAAGTTGCACCAACACTTCATGAAATAGGTATTTCCTCAGTTAAGAAGAAAGACAAGTAA
- a CDS encoding aminoacyl-histidine dipeptidase, with product MYKSLEELTKHPVFHYFVEISKIPRCSGNEKLISDYLVRFAQERKLEVIQDRALNVIIKKAATPGYEKVPAVIIQGHMDMVCEKNKGNPHNFDKDPLQLRIIGDMLYATDTTLGADNGIALAYALALLDSHNIPHPSLEVLITAEEETTMLGAHSVDPAHLNGKILINIDSEEDRKLLVSSAGGVIVTHMLPVDWEASPKRAITYLISVGGLHGGHSGISINKGRGNANKILGRILYELSFEIPYFIQTISGGLKVNAIPREAEAIIQLPSETGGKLQAKIEEWNKRLKNEFQDSDPYVTIKVEQIKDISGKVFSNTTKTKAIAALMLIPNGVQSMSNELRGLVESSTNLGVITTTDAAIKFKSETRSAIKSLKYNIVKQLKSISDILECQLLTESDYPEWPYNSESMLRKLFEESYKEKYSADIEIIAVHAGIECGILIEKIPGLDAISIGPDMYHVHTPNEHLSIPSTKENWEYLLYTLKKTRNFYCQ from the coding sequence ATGTATAAAAGCCTAGAAGAATTAACTAAACACCCTGTATTTCATTATTTTGTTGAGATATCCAAAATTCCCCGCTGTTCAGGGAATGAAAAGTTAATAAGCGACTATTTAGTTCGCTTTGCTCAAGAGCGCAAACTCGAAGTTATTCAAGACCGAGCATTAAATGTAATAATAAAAAAAGCCGCCACTCCCGGATACGAAAAAGTGCCTGCTGTAATCATTCAGGGGCATATGGATATGGTCTGTGAAAAAAACAAAGGGAACCCTCACAATTTTGATAAAGATCCTTTGCAGTTAAGAATCATAGGGGACATGCTTTATGCGACAGACACCACATTAGGTGCAGATAATGGAATAGCCCTAGCCTACGCCTTGGCATTATTGGATTCGCATAACATTCCCCATCCTTCTCTTGAAGTACTTATTACCGCTGAGGAAGAAACAACTATGCTCGGCGCTCATTCGGTTGACCCGGCTCATTTAAATGGGAAAATTCTTATCAATATTGATTCAGAAGAAGATAGAAAGTTATTGGTAAGCAGTGCAGGCGGTGTCATTGTCACCCACATGCTGCCAGTAGATTGGGAAGCATCCCCAAAACGCGCTATAACGTACTTAATTAGTGTCGGAGGCCTGCATGGAGGACATTCCGGCATATCGATTAATAAAGGAAGAGGAAACGCAAACAAAATATTAGGAAGAATCTTATATGAATTATCATTTGAAATACCTTACTTTATACAGACCATTTCTGGTGGCTTAAAAGTAAATGCTATTCCCCGGGAAGCCGAAGCAATTATCCAGCTTCCTTCAGAAACCGGTGGAAAATTACAAGCAAAAATTGAAGAATGGAATAAAAGGCTAAAAAATGAATTTCAGGATTCAGACCCTTATGTAACGATTAAAGTTGAACAGATAAAAGATATATCTGGAAAAGTATTTTCTAATACAACCAAGACCAAAGCAATTGCAGCCCTCATGCTCATTCCAAATGGTGTACAAAGCATGAGTAATGAGTTAAGAGGACTGGTGGAGAGTTCAACAAATTTAGGGGTTATTACTACAACTGATGCTGCAATTAAATTTAAAAGTGAAACAAGAAGTGCGATTAAGAGCCTAAAGTATAATATTGTCAAACAATTAAAGTCGATCTCTGATATACTTGAATGTCAATTATTGACTGAATCAGATTATCCCGAGTGGCCTTATAATTCCGAATCGATGTTAAGAAAATTATTCGAGGAATCATATAAAGAAAAATATAGTGCAGATATTGAAATTATTGCTGTACATGCTGGAATTGAGTGTGGAATTCTCATCGAAAAGATTCCGGGCTTAGATGCCATTTCGATTGGTCCTGATATGTATCATGTACATACACCGAACGAGCATTTAAGTATCCCTTCAACCAAAGAAAATTGGGAGTACTTGCTATACACCTTGAAAAAAACAAGGAATTTTTATTGTCAATAA
- the cobJ gene encoding precorrin-3B C(17)-methyltransferase, translating into MKKGKIFVVGFGPGDREHITKRAVDALQQSDCIIGYKTYVDLIMPFVTASSIVSTGMTEEVSRAQDAVKRAEAGHIVSVISSGDSGVYGMAGLVYEVLIEMGWTEEEGIEVEIVPGISAINSCASLLGAPVMHDSCTISLSDHLTPWTVIEKRIEAAGMADFVIALYNPKSGRRTRQIVEAQRILLKYRSPETPVGLVKSAYRENQNVILTTLAEMLDHDIGMLTTVVIGNSSTFFYDNKIITPRGYQRKYTLGDEKQSLKPHQRLKKEAEPWALNQETGEAQAGYEQIQRKKQETSSLDMAFKALSLVTKSEIDQTHLVQQPIEDIFEFAVSPGVANKFITADQMRVLAEAVGEKGTMEYTPDHRFLIKIPTGRPQSIVEKLEQHDLTVMPVGDVLNVKACDFCYGEKAESIPYAEEIAAELGGLKLPKELHIGFNGCGMACYRAVFDDIGIVYRKKKFDLFIGAKPVGRTAHAAQPVAEGMEPDQLLPLLKDIIEEYKENAHPNERLFKYFKRVKKIQYFTYQDMSSKIEVEPAPCGD; encoded by the coding sequence ATGAAAAAGGGGAAAATCTTTGTTGTCGGCTTTGGCCCGGGTGATCGTGAGCATATAACCAAACGGGCTGTGGATGCGCTGCAGCAGAGTGATTGCATTATTGGCTACAAAACTTACGTAGATCTGATCATGCCATTCGTTACAGCAAGTTCTATTGTCAGTACTGGGATGACTGAGGAGGTATCCCGTGCGCAGGATGCAGTGAAAAGAGCGGAAGCTGGCCATATTGTATCCGTGATATCGAGCGGTGACTCGGGTGTATACGGCATGGCTGGCTTAGTGTATGAAGTGCTGATCGAAATGGGCTGGACGGAAGAAGAAGGAATCGAAGTGGAAATTGTTCCGGGCATCTCTGCGATTAATTCATGTGCGAGTTTACTGGGTGCACCTGTCATGCATGATTCCTGCACCATTAGTCTGAGTGATCATTTAACACCCTGGACGGTGATCGAGAAGCGCATTGAAGCAGCCGGGATGGCGGATTTTGTCATCGCTTTATATAACCCGAAAAGCGGCAGAAGGACACGACAGATTGTCGAGGCACAAAGGATTCTATTAAAATATCGTTCTCCTGAAACGCCTGTGGGGCTGGTGAAAAGTGCTTACCGCGAGAATCAGAATGTCATTCTGACTACACTGGCGGAAATGCTTGATCACGATATAGGCATGCTGACAACAGTTGTGATCGGGAATTCTTCCACTTTCTTTTATGACAATAAAATCATTACGCCTCGCGGATATCAGAGAAAGTATACGCTTGGTGATGAGAAGCAAAGCTTAAAGCCGCATCAGCGTTTAAAAAAGGAAGCGGAGCCATGGGCATTAAATCAGGAAACCGGGGAAGCACAGGCCGGCTACGAGCAGATCCAGAGAAAAAAACAGGAAACCAGCTCACTGGATATGGCTTTTAAGGCATTATCGCTGGTGACTAAATCCGAGATAGACCAAACACATTTAGTGCAGCAGCCAATCGAAGATATATTTGAATTTGCGGTTTCGCCTGGTGTTGCCAATAAATTTATTACAGCTGACCAAATGCGCGTATTGGCAGAAGCTGTTGGCGAGAAGGGCACCATGGAATATACACCGGATCACCGATTTTTAATCAAAATTCCAACCGGACGGCCTCAGTCGATTGTGGAAAAACTCGAACAGCACGATCTGACTGTCATGCCAGTGGGCGATGTGCTAAATGTAAAAGCGTGCGATTTTTGCTACGGGGAGAAGGCAGAATCCATTCCATATGCAGAGGAAATTGCAGCTGAACTGGGTGGCTTAAAGCTTCCAAAGGAACTGCATATTGGCTTTAATGGCTGCGGTATGGCCTGTTATCGGGCGGTATTTGATGATATCGGCATCGTTTACCGCAAGAAGAAGTTTGATCTATTTATCGGGGCAAAGCCGGTTGGCCGTACAGCCCATGCTGCACAGCCTGTAGCAGAAGGAATGGAGCCCGACCAGCTTCTGCCGTTATTGAAGGACATTATTGAAGAATACAAAGAAAATGCGCATCCAAATGAACGGCTTTTTAAATATTTTAAGCGAGTGAAAAAAATTCAGTATTTTACCTATCAGGATATGAGCTCCAAGATCGAAGTCGAGCCGGCACCATGCGGGGATTAG